From Brevibacillus marinus, a single genomic window includes:
- a CDS encoding PucR family transcriptional regulator: MRRKTAFDTESRLRGNFVDELLSDLPPAKHEVERRGLQLGLNPKVHWQVGIAEGWSDAENSAEWARLQQLLDQEAKTRSVRPYVDVRLNRMLLMLPCNQDGKDWAGLLETWLKGLNGSGNHFYLGLGRSYPLWEVYRSYLEARKALVIGMKLKNGRAVNTYDELEIYQLLTELADHPGFSSLFERHLGKLYAYDKENGADLLRTLYIYLESGGSLTETANRLFIHRNSVKYRLERMKEIAQIDLNSGGRGYVFHQSRRDAGNRGRVGVWEIDHGPFHPAAD, from the coding sequence ATGCGCAGAAAAACCGCATTTGATACGGAGAGCAGACTCCGCGGCAATTTCGTCGATGAACTGCTGTCTGACTTACCTCCGGCGAAGCATGAAGTGGAAAGGCGCGGCCTGCAGTTAGGTCTTAACCCGAAAGTTCACTGGCAAGTCGGGATCGCCGAAGGGTGGAGCGATGCAGAGAACTCTGCCGAATGGGCAAGATTGCAGCAGCTGCTTGATCAGGAAGCGAAGACACGGTCTGTCCGCCCCTACGTCGATGTCAGATTAAACCGAATGCTTCTGATGCTGCCCTGTAATCAAGACGGGAAGGATTGGGCCGGTCTGCTGGAAACCTGGCTGAAGGGGCTGAACGGGAGCGGCAACCATTTTTATCTCGGGTTGGGACGAAGCTATCCGCTCTGGGAGGTTTACCGCAGTTATTTGGAAGCGAGAAAAGCGCTGGTGATTGGCATGAAGCTGAAGAACGGACGAGCGGTTAACACCTATGACGAGTTAGAAATATACCAACTGCTTACGGAGTTAGCCGATCACCCCGGGTTTTCCTCCCTGTTTGAGCGCCATCTGGGAAAATTGTACGCTTATGACAAAGAAAATGGTGCCGATTTGCTCCGTACGCTCTATATATACTTGGAGTCAGGTGGCAGCCTGACGGAAACGGCCAATCGGCTGTTTATACACCGTAACTCAGTGAAGTACAGGCTTGAGCGAATGAAAGAGATTGCCCAGATCGATTTGAACAGCGGTGGACGGGGTTACGTTTTCCATCAATCCCGGAGAGACGCTGGGAATCGTGGGAGAGTCGGGGTGTGGGAAATCGACCACGGGCCGTTCCATCCTGCGGCTGATTGA
- a CDS encoding ClpX C4-type zinc finger protein codes for MDSDFQKNTFRGAKIEDVILEVEKLIQLCEEKTRNSQSLERQRFYEGMAVAYTTIALKLKGEVAYIEPKVMDELYHAAEKADPDSVQTAHVMTCSFCGRSKEEVGELALGPGVSICRECLTFAEEVLRANSSNV; via the coding sequence GTGGATTCAGATTTTCAAAAAAATACATTTCGCGGTGCGAAAATCGAAGATGTCATTTTGGAAGTAGAGAAGCTAATTCAGCTATGTGAGGAGAAAACGAGAAACAGCCAATCATTGGAGAGACAACGTTTCTATGAAGGTATGGCCGTTGCTTATACGACGATTGCTTTGAAATTAAAAGGGGAGGTTGCTTACATCGAACCAAAGGTGATGGACGAGCTTTATCATGCCGCGGAGAAAGCCGATCCGGACTCCGTTCAGACTGCGCACGTCATGACTTGTTCTTTTTGCGGAAGAAGCAAGGAGGAAGTGGGAGAGTTAGCTCTGGGACCAGGGGTTTCGATTTGTCGTGAATGCTTAACATTTGCGGAAGAAGTATTGCGGGCAAACTCCTCGAACGTTTGA